A stretch of DNA from Serinibacter arcticus:
CCGCTCGACCCAGCGCCGTGGAGTACGCGGGCAGCCGCCGGCCCACCGCCGACATCATGCGCAGCGGCTGGGGTGACTCGCGCTTGGCCGTGTAGATGACGTCGACTCCCTCGAGTCGGCCGAGGTTGACCGTCTCGCGCGTCGCGGCGGCGATCTCGTCCATGAACGGCGCCATCCGCGCGAGGACCGGGTCCCCCGCGAGGTAGGCCGAGCTGACCACCAGGGAGTGGATCCCGAGCTGGTAGACGCTGCCGGTCGGATCGGTCTGCAGCCACCCGCGCTCGGTCATCGTGCGCAGGAGCGCGTGCAGGCTGCTCTTGGGGATGCCCAGCCGCGTGGAGAGCTGCAGCTGCGTGCCCGGACCGTGGGCGGCGATGTCGTCGAGGAGCTCGAGCGCTCGCGCCGCCGACTTCACGGCCCCGTTCGTGGTCACGTCCGGCATCGCCGCCGCCTCTCTGTGCGCCCCCTCGATCCCGCAGGACTGTCGAGCCCATCGTACCGCCGGCATCCACGTATGTGAACCCGTGTGTTCACATCCATGAACTGACTTCTCCTCCTTGACCGATCGTCCCGTCGCGCGTACGTTTCCGTTCACACACACGAACACGGTTCACGAAGGAGTGACGAGTGCTTCAGGTTCGCTATTCGACGTCCCCATCCACCGCCGAGACGGCCACGACCACGCAGCTGCGCGAGGCCTACCTCGTGGAGGACCTCTTCCGCGACGGCGAGGTCAACGGCGTCTACACGCACGACGACCGCCTCCTCGTCGCGGGCGCGGTGCCCGCCGCCGGCGAGCTCGCCCTCCCGTCCTGGCCGAAGGTTCTCGGTGTCGAGACCCACCTCGCCCGCCGCGAGCTCGGTGTCGTCAACGTCGGCGGTCCCGGCGAGGTGGTGGTCGACGGCGAGCCGTACCGCCTCGAGCACCTGGACGGCCTGTTCGTGGGCCGCGGCAGCGACGTCACCTTCTCCGGCACCGGCGCCGCCTTCTACCTCGTCTCGGCGCCGGCCCACGCGACGTTCCCGACGACGCTGATCCCCCGCGCCTCGGTCACCCCGGTCGACCTCGGCTCGCCGGAGGCGGCCAACGAGCGCCGCCTCTACCGGTACGTCTGGGGCCAGGAGGTGCAGTCGGCCGCGCTCCAGATCGGCATGACGGTCATCGCCCCCGGCTCCGTCTGGAACACCTTCCCGCCGCACCTGCACGACCGGCGCACGGAGGTCTACCTCTACCTCGACCTGGCCGCGGACGACCGCGTGCTGCACGTGATGGGACGCCCGGGCGCCACGCGTCACCTCGTCGTGGCCGATCGCCAGGCCGTCATCTCCCCGCCGTGGTCGGTCCACAGCGGGGCGGGAACCGGGTCGTACGCGTTCGTGTGGGCGATGGCCGGCGAGAACACGACCTACACCGACCTCGCACCGGTCGCGGTGGAGGAGCTGTGACGACGGGCGCGCCGACGGCGACCCTCGACTCCTCCCCCGACGCCGAGCCGCGCTCCCCGTTCGACCTGCACGGCCGCACCGCGCTGATCACCGGGTCGGGGCGGGGCCTCGGCCAGGGGGTGGCGCTCGGCCTCGCCCGGGCCGGCGCCGACCTCGTGCTCGTCGGCCGACCCGGCAGCCAGCACGAGACCCGCGCCCTGGTCGCCGACCTCGGTCGCGACGTCGAGGTGCTGGAGCTGGACGTGTCCGACCTCGACGCCGTCGAGCGGGTCAGCGCCCGCACCCTGGAGAACCACCAGGTCGACATCCTCGTCAACAACGCGGGGATCATCGACCGCGCGGACTCGGCCGAGGTCGGCTCGGCCGACTGGCACCGCGTGCTCGACGTCAACCTCACCGGCCTGTTCTTCCTGTGCCAGCAGCTCGGGCGCCCGATGGTCGAGCGCGGCCACGGCAAGATCGTCAGCATCGCGAGCCTGCTGTCCTTCCAGGGCGGCCTGCGCGTCGCCTCGTACACGGCCGCCAAGCACGGCGTCGCCGGGATCACCAAGGCGCTCGCCAACGAGTGGGGCCCCCACGGCGTCCAGGTCAACGCGATCGCCCCCGGCTACATGGCCACGGACAACACCGCCCCGCTGCGCGAGGACCCCGAGCGCTCGCGCTCGATCCTCGAGCGGATCCCCGCCGGCCGCTGGGGCACCCCGCAGGACGTCTCCGGCGCCGCCGTCTTCCTCAGCTCCTCCGCCGCCGACTACGTCAACGGGCACGTGCTCGTGGTCGACGGCGGCTGGCTGGCCCGCTGACCCACCGACCCACCGACCTCTTCTCCCCCAGTCCGCAGCACCCGACAGAAGGATCAACGATGATCACGTCCCGTCCCACGATCGCGCTGCTCAGCCTCTCGCTGGCAGCCCTCTCCCTCACGGCCTGCACCGAGGAACCCACCGGCGGCGGCGCCGAGACCTCGGCCTCCGAGACCGGCGGCGCCACCGGTGAGACCAGCGAGGCCGCGGCCGGCTCCGAGGCCTGCGACCCCGCCGACGTCCAGCTCGTCGGTCAGGTCCGCAACGAGTCCAACCCCTACGAGGCGTCGTGGCTCGACGGCGGCGACGCGTTCGCCGAGTCCGTCGGCCTGACCCAGCAGCGCCTGACCTACGACGGCGACTCGACCAAGCAGCAGGAGCAGATCCGTCAGCTCCTCGCGGGCGACACCACGTGCCTCGTGCTCAACGTCCTGCCCAACGGCGACTCCGACACCACGCCGATCGTCAAGGGCGCCGACGAGGCCGGTGCCTTCCTCGTCACCCAGTGGAACAAGCCGGCCGAGCTCAGCCCGCTGGACCACGAGCGCTGGATCAGCCACATCACCTACGACGGCGTGGAGTCCGGCAAGCAGATCGGCGACGCGCTCGCGGAGGCGATCGGCGACTCCGGCGGCATCATCGCGCTGCAGGGCGTGCTCGACACCGCGGCCGCCAAGGACCGCTACGCGGGCCTCGAGGCGTCCCTCGCCGAGCACCCCGACGTCGAGCTCCTCGACCAGCAGACGGCGAACTTCTCCCGCGCCGAGGCGCTGACCGTCACCAAGACGCTGCTCACCAAGCACGGCGACGCCGTGACCGGCATCTGGGCGGCGAACGACGACATGGCGCTCGGAGCGCTCGAGGCCGTGCAGCAGGCGGGCCTGGCGGGCAAGGTCGCCGTCGTCGGGATCGACGCCGTCCCCGACGCGCTCACCGCGATCGAGGACGGGTCGATGACCGCGACGGTCTCGAGCGACGGGCCGTGGCAGGGCGCCATCGGCCTGGCCATGGGCTACTGCGTCGCGACCGGCGAGCTGAGCATGGACGACGTCGAGGACGCCGACCGCGCCTTCTTCGCCGAGCAGTTCCTCATCACGGCGGACAACGTCGCCGACTTCGTCGAGCCGGCCTCCGACCCGGCCGACTTCGAGTGCGACAACCTCTTCAACCGCGTGGCCGGCCCGCTGTCATGACTTCTGCACCCCCCGCCGTGGACGTCGTCGCGGCGCGCCCCCAGCCTCGGCGGGGGGTGTCGCTCCGGGACGCCGGGCCGCCGATAGCGCTGGTGGTCATCGTCGTCGCGTTCTCGATCCTGAGCCCGCAGTTCCGGACCATCGGCAACCTTCAGAACATCCTCGACGCCTCGGCGGTGCTCGCCGTCGTCGCGTGCGGGATCACGTTCGTCCTGCTGACCGGATCGATCGACCTCTCCGTCCCGGGCGTGATGGCGACGTCGGCCCTGACGGTCTCGCTCCTGGTCGCCAACAACCGCAACGGTCTCGACCTCGGCCTGCTGGGCATCGTGATCGCGATCGCCGCGGGCGCGGCCCTCGGGTCGCTCAGCGGGGTGCTGCTGGTCTCGTTCAAGGTGCCGTCGTTCATGACGACGCTCGGTGTCTCGGCGATCGGGCTGGGTCTCGCGACCCTCCTGTTCGCCGGGGTGCAGCCCAACATCACCGACCCCCTCCTGACGAGCTGGGCCCGCGAGCGGTTCCTCGGCTTCAGCTACCTCGTGTGGATCGCCGTGGCGTGCGTGCTGCTCGGCTGGGCCCTGCAGCGCCACACCCGGCTCGGCCGGTACGCGTACGCCATCGGTGGCGCCGAGGAGGTGCTCAGCCTCTCGGGCGTGCGGGTGGCACCGTACAAGGTGGCCGTCTTCGGTCTCGCCGGCGCCTTCTACGGGCTCGCCGGCGTCATGATCACGAGCCAGCTCGGGGCCGGGCTCGTCCAGGCCGGCGCCGGCCTCGACTTCTCGGCCATCACGGCGGCCGTCGTGGGAGGCACCCTGCTCACCGGGGGCCGGGGCGGGGTGCTGCACTCCGCCGTCGGCGTCCTCCTGACGATGGCCCTCACCAACGGCCTCGTCCAGATCGGCGTCAGCCCGTACTGGCAGGGCGGCGTCCAGGGACTCATCGTCGTCGTCGCGGTCGCCGCGGCCGTCCTCCCGCTCCGCAGAAGGAACCAGGTGGTGAAGTGAGCATCGACACGGACAGCAGGTCCACCCCCTCCCCCGTCCCGAGCGAGGTCCCGGCGCTCGAGATCCGCGGGCTCGTCAAGCACTACCCCGGCGTCAGGGCGCTCGACGGCGTCGACCTCGTCGTGCACCAGCACGAGGTGCTCGGCCTCGCCGGCGAGAACGGCGCCGGCAAGTCGACGCTCCTCAAGGCGCTCGTCGGCCTCGTCCGCCCCGACTCCGGCGACATCTACGTCCGGGGCCAGAAGGTGAAGCTGCGCAGCGTCGTGGACGCCGCGAACCACGGGATCGGGATGGTGTTCCAGGAGCAGTCGCTCGTGCCCAACCTCACGGCCGCCGAGAACATCGTGCTCGGCAGCGAGGGCGCCGGCGTGCGCACCGGGCTGTACCGCTGGGGCACGCTGCGCACGCTGGCGCAGGAGCAGCTGGACAAGATCGGCTCGACCATCGACCCGCTGGCACGGACCGACACGCTCAGCTTCGCCGACCGCCAGATGGTCGAGATCGCGAAGGTGCTGCGCATCGAGCAGCGCACGAACGTGGCCCCCGTGATCATCCTCGACGAACCCACCTCGGTGCTCGAGTCCGGGGAGGTCGAGACCCTCTTCACCCAGGTGCGCCGGCTGCGCGAGTTCGCGTCCGTCATCTTCGTCTCGCACCGGCTCGACGAGGTGCTCGAGGTGTGCGACCGCGTGGCCGTGCTCCGCGGCGGCCGGTCGGTCGGCGAGGTCGCCACCGCCGGCGCCGTGCCCGGTGACCTGCACCGCATGATGATCGGCTCGACCGGTTCGGACGACCACTACCACTCGGCCACCGCCAGGCCCGTGGCGGAGCTCGAGCCGCGGCTCGTGGTCCGCGGCCTCACCGGGAAGACGTTCCGCGACGTCGACCTCGACATCCGCGCGGGCGAGATCCTCTCGATCGTCGGCGTGCACGGCTCCGGCCGCGAGGACGTCTGCCGCTCGCTCTTCGGGGCCGAGGAGGTCTCGGCGGGCGAGGTGACGCTCGACGGCGAGCGCCTGGACCTGTCCGGCACCCGCGCCGCCTGCGCGGCCGGGGTCGGGTACGTGCCCGCCGAGCGCAAGATCGAGGGCATGGTCGGCCCGATGTCCGTGGCCGACAACATGACGCTCGCCAAGCAGGGGGTGCGCTGCAGCGGACCGCTCGTCGTGCCGCGGAAGCAGACGTCCGTCGTCGACCGCTGGATCGAGCGCCTGTCCATCCGCACGCCGAACCGCGGCACCGCGATCCAGCGGCTCTCCGGCGGGAACCAGCAGAAGGTGGTGCTCGCGCGGTGGCTCGTCGCGGGCGACGTCCGCCTGCTGCTCCTGGACCACCCGACGCGCGGCCTGGACATCGGCGCGCGCTCGGAGGTCTACCGCCTGATGCGGGAGCTCGCCACCAGCGGCGTGGCCACGCTCCTCCTGGCCGACAGCCTCGAGGAGGCCATCGGCATGGCCGACCGGATCGTCGTCATGAGCGACGGTCGGATCGGCGCCGAGGTCGCCTGCCCGAACGGCGGCAAACCGACCCCGCTCGACCTCGTGAAGGAGATGGTGTGAGCACCCCCGTCCTGACGAAGCCCGCCCCGGAGGCGGTGATCCGGCGCGGCCCGACGGCGGCGGCACGCCTCACCTCGCTGATGCCGGTGATCGCCCTGGTGACGCTCGTCGTCGCGCTCGCGATCGCCGACCCGGGATTCCTGACCGAGCGCAGCCTGGTGGCGGCCGTCAACACGGCGGCGCCGCTGGCGGTCCTCGCCGCCGGCGCCACCCTCGTGGTGCTGTGCGGGGGCATCGACCTGTCGATCGCGGCCCTGGCCTCGTTCTCCTCCGTGCTGCTCGCGATGTGGCTGCCGATCCTCGGGGGCGCGAGCATCCTCGCCGTCGTGGCGGTCGCCGGCGCGATCGGTGCGCTGCAGGGCGTGCTGCACGTGACGCTGCGCATCCCCTCGTTCATCGTCACGCTCGGCGGGATGAGCATCCTCGCGGCCGTCGGACTGGTCATCTCGAACGCGGGCCCGATCCCCGTCGTCGACGACCGGCCCCTGGCCTGGCTCAACCTCTACGTCGCGGGACGCGTCCCGATGGCGGTGCTGGTCGCCGTCGTCGTGATCGCGGCGATCGCCCTGGTGGTCCGCCTGACCCCGCTCGGCAGCTACGTCACGGCGACCGGGTACTCCGAGTCGGCCGCCCGGCTCGCCGGGGTCCCGGTCGACCGCGTCAAGATCGGCGCGTTCTGCGCCTCGGGCGCGTGCGCCGGCCTCGCGGCCGTCATGCTGGTCTCGCGCAACTACAGCGGCAGCCCGACGATGGCCGACAACCTGCTCCTGCCCGCCGTCGCGGCGATCGTCGTGGGCGGCACGGCGATCACCGGCGGCCACGGCAGCCTCTGGCGGACGCTGGCCGGTGCGCTCGTCGTCACCCTGCTCCGCGTCGGCCTCCCCATCGTCGGGGTCCCGTCGGCGTACGAGCAGATCCTCTACGGCGCGATCATCGTGGTCGCCGTCGCCCTCACCCTCGACCGGTCCAAGATCCTCACCGTCAAGTAGCCTGCTCCGCCTCGCGGCGTCGGCTCCCCGTCTCCACGCACCCCGCACTCCTCCGAGAAAGGCCACCATGTCGACCGACACCTCCCCCCTCCTTCCCGCCGTCCACGAGTTCCTCTCCGCCCCCAAGCAGCTGCTGATCGACGGCGCGTGGGTCGACGCGGCCGACGGGCGCACGTTCGCCACGCTCAACCCCGCCACGGAGGAGGAGCTCGTCCAGGTCGCTCGCGGCTCCGCCGTCGACGTCGACCGCGCCGTCGCCGCCGCCCGCCGGGCGTTCGAGTCCCCCTCCCCCTGGTCGCGGATGACCCCGCGCGACCGCTCGCACCTGCTCTGGCGGATCGGCGACCTCATCGAGGCGCACGCGGACGAGTTCGCCCAGCTCGAGTCGCTGGACAACGGCAAGCGCGTCGAGGCGGCCCGCGACGGCGACGTCGCGACGGCGGCCGAGCTCTTCCGCTACTTCGCCGGCTGGGCCACGAAGATGGAGGGCACGACGATCCCGATGTCGGTGCCCGGCCGCGAGTTCCACGCCTACACCCGGCGCGAGGCGCTCGGCGTCGTCGCCGGCATCGTGCCGTGGAACTTCCCGCTCCTGATGGCCTGCTTCAAGATCGTCCCGGCCATCACGGCCGGCAACACGGTCATCCTCAAGCCCGCCGAGCAGACGCCGCTGACGGCCCTGCGCCTCGGCCAGCTGCTGCTCGACGCGGGCGTGCCGGCCGGTGTCGTGAACATCGTGCCCGGGTTCGGCGACGCCGGGGCCGCGCTGGTCGAGCACCGCGGTGTGGACAAGGTCGCGTTCACCGGCAGCACCGAGGTCGGCAAGAAGATCGCCGCCGCAGCCGCCGGGAACCTCAAGAAGGTCTCCCTCGAGCTGGGCGGCAAGGCCCCGAACATCATCTTCGCCGATGCCGACATCGACGCCGCGATCGCCGGCGCCGTGCTCGGCGGGTACTTCAACGAGGGCCAGTGCTGCGTCAACGGCTCCCGGCTGTACGTGCAGCGCGAGGTGTTCGACCGCGTCATCGAGGGCGTGGCCGCGGCTGCTCGGGCGATCACCGTCGGCGACGGGTTCGCCGACGGCGCGTCGATGGGTCCGCTGGTGTCGCAGGAGCAGCACGAGAAGGTGCTCGGCTACATCCGTGGCGCCGTCGCCGACGGCGCCACCCTGGCCGCCGGCAGCGCGGACGCGGCGTTCGACCGCGGCTACTTCGTGCACCCGACGCTCATCACCGGTGTCACGGAGGAGATGGCCGTGCAGACCGACGAGATCTTCGGCCCGGTCGTCACCGCGATCCCGTTCGACACCGAGGACGAGGTCGTCGCGGCCGCCAACAACACCGTCTACGGCCTGGCGGCCGGCGTCTGGTCCCGCGACCTCGGGACCGCGCACCGCGTCGGCGCCAAGCTCCGCGCCGGGACGGTCTGGCTCAACACCTGGCACGCGGACGACGTCACGCTCCCCCGCGGCGGCTTCAAGCAGTCCGGCTGGGGCCGCGAGCTCGGCTCGTTCGGGCTGGACGACTACACCGAGCTCAAGACGGTGATCGCCGAGCTGCGCTGAGCGGCGTCGCAGCAGCAGGGCCCGCACCCCTCGGGGTGCGGGCCCTGCTGTCGCTGCCGGGGTCGGTCAGGAACCGTCGGCGAGCGACGCGACGACGCCGGCCCGGCTGTCGTCCTCGCTGGCGAGCACGCCGCCGTTGGCCACGATGTCGGGCGTGATCTCGCTGAAGACCATGCGCACGTCCTGGCGGCGCGCGCCGAGCACGTCGACCGCGGCGTCGGCGACGATCCGGGCGAAGTCGCGGCGCTGGTCGACGGTGCGGCCCTTGAGCAGCTCGACGGTGATGTTGGGCATGGGATCTCTCTCCTGTGGTGGGCCGGATCGTCCATGATCTCGACCTGGGTTCATCCTTGTGAATCAGTGTATCGACGCGGGGCACGTCGGGGAAGCGCCCGGGCTCGCGGATCGGTGGCCCGTCGGAGCCTGCGACGTGCACCGCCGATCAACCGCTTCGACCGCGCAGGGGCACCCCGTGTGAGGATCGAGCCCATGTCCTCGCCGACGCGAAAGCGGCCGTGACCTACCTGCTGGGACGCGACGACCCCGTCCACCGGCTGCGTCCGAGCCTCGCCAGCGGGCTCGCGGCGGTCCTCGTCGCGGCCGGTCTCGTGCTGACCCTCCAGCTCGGGAGCGGCATCCCGCTCCGGGCCTGGAGCTCGTCGGAGCGGGCGATCGTCCTGACCGAGATCCTCCCGGCCGCCGTCGCCGCCGTCGTGCTGCTCGCGTTCGTCGGCTGGGCCCGGTGGGACGCCGTGCGGCGCGACCCGTTCCGGCTGCCGACGTCGCCGTTCGTGCTCGCCGTCGTGGCTCTCGCCTCGCTCGCCGTCCTCGCGCGTCTCGCGCTCGCCGACTGGGGCGCCCCGACGGCACGGGTCCTCGCGCTCCTCGCTCTCAGCGCCGCGGTGACCGGCGTCGCCGAGGAGCTCGCGCTGCGCGGCGTGCTCCTCCGGTCGCTGCGCGTGGGGCGGCGCCCCGAGATCGTCGCGGCCCTCGGGACGACGGCGGCCTCCGCAGTCCTCCAGGTGCCCGTGCTCGCCTTCACCGCGCGGGGGTTCGGCCCGGTCGACGTCGCCGTCGCCGTCGCCCTCGGGGCGCTGCTGTACCTCGTCCGGCGCGCGACCCGGACGCTCGTGGCCGCCGTCGCGCTCCACCTCGCGTGGGACCTGGGCACGCTCGTCGACCGCGCGGGCGACGGCGCCGCGCTCACCGGGCCGGCGGCCGTCGTCGCCGTCGTCGTCGTGGCGCTCGTCACGTGGGCGTTCGTGGCCACGGCGCGCGGCGATCGCACGCGGCGTGCGCTCGTGGATCCGCGGCTCGCCTGACGGCTCGATCGAGCACCCGAGCCATCCCGGATCCTGGCGCGGTGTCCACGAGGGCCCCGGCACGTCTACGGTGGAGGGATGTTCCTCGACGGCCCGAACGGGCTCACCGATCCGAGCCTCGTCCAAGCCAGGAAGGAGCTCCTCGCCACGCAGGCCGAGGGACTCACGCGCTGGCACGAGACGACGCAGGCCCTTCGTCCCGAGCTCCCGCTCCCCGAGTTCGACCCGGCCGAGGCCGGTGCTCGCGCCCGGGCGCTCCTCGTCCTCCAGGCACCGGGCAAGTCCGCCGACCCGACCGAGGGCTCGGGCTTCGTCAGCGTCGACAACGAGGACCGCACCTCCACGAACCTGTGGAACCTGCGCGAGCACGTGGGTTTCCACGACCACGTGCTGATCACCCACATCATGCCGTGGTACCTCGGCGAGGGCGTCAAGCCCAGCCGGCTCGACCTCCAGCACGGCGGACGCGCTCTCATCAACCTGCTCCCGGTGCTGCGCGACCTGCACGTCATCATCCTCATCGGCGGCGAGGCCCAGAAGACGTGGGACTCCTACGTCGCCCCCGCGGTGCGCACGCGCGCCCTCGTGCTGCGCTGCCCGCTCCCGACGGCGCGCGCGCTCAACAAGCCCGACGACGCCTCGGCGATGACGCTGACGCGGGCGCGCGACCTGGTCCAGTGACCCGGGACGGCGTGGCCATCGACCTCTCCCCCGAGGGTGAGGTCCTGCTGTCGGAGTACCACCTCGCGACGCTGTCGACGATCGCGCCGTCGGGCCTGATCCACGCCGTCGCCGTCGGGTT
This window harbors:
- a CDS encoding IclR family transcriptional regulator, which encodes MPDVTTNGAVKSAARALELLDDIAAHGPGTQLQLSTRLGIPKSSLHALLRTMTERGWLQTDPTGSVYQLGIHSLVVSSAYLAGDPVLARMAPFMDEIAAATRETVNLGRLEGVDVIYTAKRESPQPLRMMSAVGRRLPAYSTALGRAVLAELPVDERAGRVPDAIPAMTARTTTDRGRLLEIIEEGARLGYSVESDESCIGVRCFGVALPFGRPAVDGLSVAVPMNRLDGGREDYIIETLLSIKSRLSLAHEHSVAR
- a CDS encoding CPBP family intramembrane glutamic endopeptidase, with product MTYLLGRDDPVHRLRPSLASGLAAVLVAAGLVLTLQLGSGIPLRAWSSSERAIVLTEILPAAVAAVVLLAFVGWARWDAVRRDPFRLPTSPFVLAVVALASLAVLARLALADWGAPTARVLALLALSAAVTGVAEELALRGVLLRSLRVGRRPEIVAALGTTAASAVLQVPVLAFTARGFGPVDVAVAVALGALLYLVRRATRTLVAAVALHLAWDLGTLVDRAGDGAALTGPAAVVAVVVVALVTWAFVATARGDRTRRALVDPRLA
- a CDS encoding tautomerase family protein, with the translated sequence MPNITVELLKGRTVDQRRDFARIVADAAVDVLGARRQDVRMVFSEITPDIVANGGVLASEDDSRAGVVASLADGS
- the kduI gene encoding 5-dehydro-4-deoxy-D-glucuronate isomerase → MLQVRYSTSPSTAETATTTQLREAYLVEDLFRDGEVNGVYTHDDRLLVAGAVPAAGELALPSWPKVLGVETHLARRELGVVNVGGPGEVVVDGEPYRLEHLDGLFVGRGSDVTFSGTGAAFYLVSAPAHATFPTTLIPRASVTPVDLGSPEAANERRLYRYVWGQEVQSAALQIGMTVIAPGSVWNTFPPHLHDRRTEVYLYLDLAADDRVLHVMGRPGATRHLVVADRQAVISPPWSVHSGAGTGSYAFVWAMAGENTTYTDLAPVAVEEL
- a CDS encoding sugar ABC transporter ATP-binding protein — encoded protein: MSIDTDSRSTPSPVPSEVPALEIRGLVKHYPGVRALDGVDLVVHQHEVLGLAGENGAGKSTLLKALVGLVRPDSGDIYVRGQKVKLRSVVDAANHGIGMVFQEQSLVPNLTAAENIVLGSEGAGVRTGLYRWGTLRTLAQEQLDKIGSTIDPLARTDTLSFADRQMVEIAKVLRIEQRTNVAPVIILDEPTSVLESGEVETLFTQVRRLREFASVIFVSHRLDEVLEVCDRVAVLRGGRSVGEVATAGAVPGDLHRMMIGSTGSDDHYHSATARPVAELEPRLVVRGLTGKTFRDVDLDIRAGEILSIVGVHGSGREDVCRSLFGAEEVSAGEVTLDGERLDLSGTRAACAAGVGYVPAERKIEGMVGPMSVADNMTLAKQGVRCSGPLVVPRKQTSVVDRWIERLSIRTPNRGTAIQRLSGGNQQKVVLARWLVAGDVRLLLLDHPTRGLDIGARSEVYRLMRELATSGVATLLLADSLEEAIGMADRIVVMSDGRIGAEVACPNGGKPTPLDLVKEMV
- a CDS encoding ABC transporter permease; the protein is MSTPVLTKPAPEAVIRRGPTAAARLTSLMPVIALVTLVVALAIADPGFLTERSLVAAVNTAAPLAVLAAGATLVVLCGGIDLSIAALASFSSVLLAMWLPILGGASILAVVAVAGAIGALQGVLHVTLRIPSFIVTLGGMSILAAVGLVISNAGPIPVVDDRPLAWLNLYVAGRVPMAVLVAVVVIAAIALVVRLTPLGSYVTATGYSESAARLAGVPVDRVKIGAFCASGACAGLAAVMLVSRNYSGSPTMADNLLLPAVAAIVVGGTAITGGHGSLWRTLAGALVVTLLRVGLPIVGVPSAYEQILYGAIIVVAVALTLDRSKILTVK
- a CDS encoding aldehyde dehydrogenase family protein, which produces MSTDTSPLLPAVHEFLSAPKQLLIDGAWVDAADGRTFATLNPATEEELVQVARGSAVDVDRAVAAARRAFESPSPWSRMTPRDRSHLLWRIGDLIEAHADEFAQLESLDNGKRVEAARDGDVATAAELFRYFAGWATKMEGTTIPMSVPGREFHAYTRREALGVVAGIVPWNFPLLMACFKIVPAITAGNTVILKPAEQTPLTALRLGQLLLDAGVPAGVVNIVPGFGDAGAALVEHRGVDKVAFTGSTEVGKKIAAAAAGNLKKVSLELGGKAPNIIFADADIDAAIAGAVLGGYFNEGQCCVNGSRLYVQREVFDRVIEGVAAAARAITVGDGFADGASMGPLVSQEQHEKVLGYIRGAVADGATLAAGSADAAFDRGYFVHPTLITGVTEEMAVQTDEIFGPVVTAIPFDTEDEVVAAANNTVYGLAAGVWSRDLGTAHRVGAKLRAGTVWLNTWHADDVTLPRGGFKQSGWGRELGSFGLDDYTELKTVIAELR
- the kduD gene encoding 2-dehydro-3-deoxy-D-gluconate 5-dehydrogenase KduD, whose amino-acid sequence is MTTGAPTATLDSSPDAEPRSPFDLHGRTALITGSGRGLGQGVALGLARAGADLVLVGRPGSQHETRALVADLGRDVEVLELDVSDLDAVERVSARTLENHQVDILVNNAGIIDRADSAEVGSADWHRVLDVNLTGLFFLCQQLGRPMVERGHGKIVSIASLLSFQGGLRVASYTAAKHGVAGITKALANEWGPHGVQVNAIAPGYMATDNTAPLREDPERSRSILERIPAGRWGTPQDVSGAAVFLSSSAADYVNGHVLVVDGGWLAR
- a CDS encoding ABC transporter permease, which translates into the protein MTSAPPAVDVVAARPQPRRGVSLRDAGPPIALVVIVVAFSILSPQFRTIGNLQNILDASAVLAVVACGITFVLLTGSIDLSVPGVMATSALTVSLLVANNRNGLDLGLLGIVIAIAAGAALGSLSGVLLVSFKVPSFMTTLGVSAIGLGLATLLFAGVQPNITDPLLTSWARERFLGFSYLVWIAVACVLLGWALQRHTRLGRYAYAIGGAEEVLSLSGVRVAPYKVAVFGLAGAFYGLAGVMITSQLGAGLVQAGAGLDFSAITAAVVGGTLLTGGRGGVLHSAVGVLLTMALTNGLVQIGVSPYWQGGVQGLIVVVAVAAAVLPLRRRNQVVK
- a CDS encoding sugar ABC transporter substrate-binding protein, producing MITSRPTIALLSLSLAALSLTACTEEPTGGGAETSASETGGATGETSEAAAGSEACDPADVQLVGQVRNESNPYEASWLDGGDAFAESVGLTQQRLTYDGDSTKQQEQIRQLLAGDTTCLVLNVLPNGDSDTTPIVKGADEAGAFLVTQWNKPAELSPLDHERWISHITYDGVESGKQIGDALAEAIGDSGGIIALQGVLDTAAAKDRYAGLEASLAEHPDVELLDQQTANFSRAEALTVTKTLLTKHGDAVTGIWAANDDMALGALEAVQQAGLAGKVAVVGIDAVPDALTAIEDGSMTATVSSDGPWQGAIGLAMGYCVATGELSMDDVEDADRAFFAEQFLITADNVADFVEPASDPADFECDNLFNRVAGPLS
- a CDS encoding uracil-DNA glycosylase family protein, with the translated sequence MFLDGPNGLTDPSLVQARKELLATQAEGLTRWHETTQALRPELPLPEFDPAEAGARARALLVLQAPGKSADPTEGSGFVSVDNEDRTSTNLWNLREHVGFHDHVLITHIMPWYLGEGVKPSRLDLQHGGRALINLLPVLRDLHVIILIGGEAQKTWDSYVAPAVRTRALVLRCPLPTARALNKPDDASAMTLTRARDLVQ